One segment of Neodiprion fabricii isolate iyNeoFabr1 chromosome 1, iyNeoFabr1.1, whole genome shotgun sequence DNA contains the following:
- the LOC124182593 gene encoding uncharacterized protein LOC124182593 — protein MEGMQKYFKEFHEVQTMLELQQPEEDHESVRMEIENNYYDATARARALIRACNPPTTQRSTESRESPNPFRFRGQEHRHKRLPQLNPPTFDGQLESWATFKTRFMSMINRNDDLSDSEKLEYLQSALTGKAAKT, from the exons ATGGAGGGGAtgcagaaatattttaaagaaTTCCACGAAGTACAAACCATGTTAGAATTACAACAACCGGAAGAAGATCACGAATCGGTCCGAATGGAAAtcgaaaacaattattatgaCGCGACGGCTCGCGCGAGAGCACTCATACGTGCATGCAACCCGCCAACTACACAGCGGTCTACAGAAAGTCGCGAGAGTCCAAACCCTTTTAGATTTCGGGGTCAGGAACATAGACATAAAAGGCTTCCTCAACTCAACCCACCGACATTTGACGGGCAGTTAGAATCGTGGGCGACTTTCAAAACGCGATTCATGTCCATGATTAATCGAAACGATGATTTATCAGACTCGGAAAAGCTAGAGTACCTACAGTCGGCTTTAACGGGCAAGGCAGccaag acgtaa